The following are encoded together in the Myxococcales bacterium genome:
- a CDS encoding PEGA domain-containing protein, with protein MRRSLFRRARSISVVVCLAWVTLLVGALAWPKPARAQPAAGDASAAPVSEVDAKREEARKRFVKGLELVQNESWDAALAEFLASRELFPTQVALKNAAISLRQLKRNAEALSMYEELVQRFSDKLSPADKQSVNDAMTQLQRLVGEITVESNQAGARIVVDGQERGNSPLPKPVRVDAGTRSVRVFKEGFIPFETQVSIAGAQKKVVRATLSALAQSGKLAVQEAGGKTLEVVVDGATVGKTPWTGVLSIGTHTVFLRGEGDVGSPPTAAEVRANGTTTLRLEAVVLDGRLRVEPTPANARIDIDGVELGNGVWEGRLKSGAHKVELLAEGFLPYRRDVRLSAGQPEVLRVALERDLSSPMWSTFRPHVYVQLQGGLALGPSLGGGADDACSAGDCSDRGRPSGFLVGALGGYQLTSGLGLELFFGYLSVSEQVTRTKRGQADVPARATDYRDKTRLSGPVAALAASYQFFEDTPLTARLWAGVLRATARFENEGTFTGTLSHSSGATFDFSEQVSIPETNQELWVPFVGPEVRFGYRLSRHFMIDAGVAALFMFASSEKRYGTSTADSADPGRGRRSVALRDYPGVFPGNADAQPGNLLLDPDNGLGAFYVLSPSVALRYDF; from the coding sequence TTGCGCCGCTCGCTGTTTCGCCGTGCGCGATCGATCTCAGTCGTGGTCTGTCTGGCCTGGGTGACCCTGCTCGTCGGCGCGCTGGCCTGGCCGAAGCCCGCCCGGGCCCAGCCAGCAGCCGGCGATGCGTCTGCGGCGCCCGTGAGTGAAGTCGATGCCAAGCGCGAGGAGGCGCGCAAGCGCTTCGTCAAAGGACTCGAGCTGGTCCAGAACGAGTCGTGGGACGCCGCGCTGGCCGAGTTCCTCGCATCGAGAGAGCTCTTCCCCACGCAGGTGGCGCTGAAGAACGCCGCCATCTCGCTGCGTCAGCTCAAGCGCAACGCCGAGGCGCTCTCGATGTACGAGGAGCTGGTGCAGCGCTTCAGCGACAAACTGTCGCCCGCCGACAAACAATCGGTAAACGATGCGATGACCCAGCTGCAGAGGCTGGTCGGAGAGATCACGGTCGAGAGCAACCAGGCCGGCGCTCGCATCGTCGTCGACGGGCAGGAGCGGGGCAATTCGCCGCTACCAAAACCAGTGCGGGTCGACGCCGGAACCCGCAGCGTCCGGGTGTTCAAGGAAGGTTTCATTCCGTTCGAGACGCAGGTGTCGATCGCCGGCGCTCAGAAGAAAGTCGTGCGCGCGACGCTGTCGGCGCTGGCTCAGTCCGGCAAGCTCGCGGTGCAGGAGGCGGGCGGCAAGACGCTCGAGGTCGTCGTTGATGGAGCCACCGTGGGGAAGACCCCGTGGACCGGCGTGCTCTCCATCGGCACGCACACCGTGTTCCTGCGCGGCGAAGGCGACGTCGGCTCTCCTCCCACGGCCGCAGAGGTCCGCGCGAACGGGACGACGACCCTGCGCCTGGAGGCGGTCGTGCTCGACGGACGGCTGAGGGTCGAGCCCACCCCGGCCAATGCCCGCATCGACATCGACGGAGTCGAGCTCGGGAACGGGGTCTGGGAGGGGCGACTGAAGAGCGGCGCCCACAAAGTGGAGCTGCTGGCCGAGGGCTTCTTGCCGTACCGGCGCGACGTGCGCCTGAGCGCGGGGCAGCCCGAGGTGCTGCGCGTGGCGCTCGAGCGGGACCTGTCGAGCCCGATGTGGAGTACGTTCCGACCCCACGTTTACGTGCAACTGCAAGGAGGGCTCGCGCTCGGCCCAAGCCTCGGTGGCGGCGCCGATGACGCCTGCAGCGCCGGCGATTGTAGCGACCGCGGTCGCCCCTCCGGGTTCCTCGTGGGTGCGCTGGGTGGATATCAGCTGACGAGCGGGCTCGGACTCGAGCTGTTCTTCGGGTACCTGAGTGTGTCGGAGCAGGTCACGCGCACGAAACGCGGTCAGGCCGACGTACCGGCAAGGGCGACGGACTACCGCGACAAGACGCGCCTGTCCGGCCCCGTCGCGGCCCTGGCGGCGAGTTATCAGTTCTTCGAGGACACACCACTCACGGCCCGGCTCTGGGCCGGTGTGCTCCGGGCAACCGCGCGCTTCGAGAACGAAGGCACGTTCACCGGAACCTTGTCGCATTCGAGCGGCGCCACCTTCGACTTCTCGGAGCAGGTGAGCATCCCGGAGACCAACCAGGAGCTCTGGGTGCCGTTCGTGGGGCCCGAGGTCCGCTTCGGCTATCGCCTGAGCCGACATTTCATGATCGACGCAGGCGTGGCAGCGCTGTTCATGTTCGCGTCGTCGGAGAAGCGCTACGGCACGAGCACGGCGGACAGCGCCGATCCCGGTCGAGGTCGCCGCTCCGTCGCCCTCCGGGACTACCCCGGAGTGTTCCCAGGGAACGCAGACGCCCAACCCGGCAATCTCTTGCTCGACCCGGACAACGGCCTCGGCGCCTTCTACGTGCTCTCGCCGAGTGTGGCGCTCCGCTACGACTTCTGA